A region of the Candidatus Zixiibacteriota bacterium genome:
CTAGAATCAATGCCCCGGCTAAAGCCACTTTTTTCTTCTCCCCTCCTGAAAGATAATGCGGGATTTTGTCTTTCAGATGAATAATTCCTAACCGATGCATGATCTTATCTGCCAGCTTTTCAGCCTCTTCCATTTTGTAACCATAATTCAAGGGCGAGAAAATTATATCATCATAAACCGTAGGACCGATTATCTGTTCATCTACCTCCTGCAGCACCACCCCAATCCTCTCTCTTATTCTTTCAAATTCCTTTGCCGGATCAACCCCGAATACCTCCACCTCCCCTTCATTCGGCTTTAATATTCCTAGTATATGCTTCAGCAGAGTAGATTTGCCGCAACCATTAGGTCCTAAAATGGCAACCTTTTCCCCTTTTTTGACTAAAAAATCCAGCCCGCAGATTTTTATTGCGGTTTTATCCTGATAGGTATGGCTTATGCAGTGGACCTGAACTACTATCTCTTGTTCCAAGTACAATACCTCCGGTTATGCTCTATCTTGCCTTGAAATCCTCTGAGCTTTAACCCTTCATAAAATCTCTGGCTATCATCCATTCCCTTGAGGATTAAATAACCAAAGGCCTTGGCAAAATTGGACAAGCTTCTTTTTGGGTACTTTATCTGAAAACCCCCTCTTAATTTGAAACCCATTCTGATATTCTCGAAGATAGAAAAAAGGATAAAAATCGAACGGTAAGTCATAAAGAAAACCGTGATGAGAAATTCCGGAAAGACCTTGCCCAGGCTGGCAAAGATGCAGGGATAAGGCGTAGTGGAGAAAAGTAGTATCATGGTGGTGGCAGTTCCCAGGACCCTTAAAAGAATGATAAAAAACCATTCCCAGCCTCTTCCCAAACTGGCGTAGGCGAAGATCAGAGCGAATATCAAAGGATATAAAGAGATCAGGAAGATTTTTATGAAAGGTAGCCGGGATAAGAGTATGAGTGAATAGAGAAATGCCAGGATAATGACCATAAACAGAACCTGCTTGATCAAGATGATAAACCCGATCAATGTAAGAGCAAGTATTATCTTCAAACCTGCCGGAAAACGGTGCAGAAAACTTTTTCCGCTGGTAGCTAAATAATCCAGATAGGCTAAATCCATTTTAATCTCACTCCAATATCCCTGGCCTGACTTTGTTCAGGTAGCTTAAGATTCCGCTGGTGATCAATCCTTCTAATACCCAGCCTATAGATCCAAAACCTAAAACCAAAAGCAGGAATTTCCTGAAGTCAAATTGCGGTAAAGATTCCTGTTTATGCGTTTCCTGCTCTCCAGTCTCAAATTCCAGAAGACCCGTGCTTTTTTCTGGCTGAAGTTTATGTCCTATTCCAAAAGCGCTTGAAAGGTCAGTCTTCCCGATCGCCACAATCCCCAAAGCCAGGAAAGTCGATAAAAGAAGGCTTAAGAAGGTGGAGACAAAACCTGCCCAGGATATCTTCTTCAAAATTCGTCGCAGGGCTTTAAACATAAAATAACCCAGGACCCCCTCGGCTGATATTACCAGACTATTTAGTCCCACCACGGTAATCCCTCCGTGTCCAAAAAAAGCCAGGATAAGATTGACCACAAAAGAACAAAGGATAAACCAGGCAGGACCCAAGATTATGCCTGAAACGACTGAGAGGTTTATATGATAGAAAAGCGGAACTACCTCCAGAGACATCGAGATTACCATCACTGCGGCAAACATTGCTAAAAGAGGGATTTTGCTGGAGAATCTTTCTCTCTGGAACTGCCCTTTGAATATGAATAGAAGTCCGGCCAATAAGACCCAGCCTAAGACCCAGAGCCAAACCGGTAAAATTCCATCTGGAAGATGAATATGAGACATGGAATTAAACTTTGAAAAAATTATCTCCTACTAACTGCTAAGTTTAAACCTCTTTAGCCTTAATGTCAAGATATTTAAACACAAATGAGTTGTGCAAAATTCAAAAAAACCTTGATTTTCAGTCGATGTAGATTTATACTTTAAACAGGTTTACAAGTTCAAACCTTAACCAGTTTTTATTATGTCAACCACTCATAAGATAATAATATGCGATTCCAGGCAGATGAAAGAAGTGGAGGATGAATCTATTCATCTCATAGTAACTTCTCCACCTTACTGGCAATATTTTCTGAAGAAGGTGTAACCAAATGAATGAAAGTCTCGTTCAATGGGTTTTACTGAAGCGACCTGAATACTTACAGAAAAAACTTGGGTTTCAATTAGAGAGAAAACTTGGTGAAAATTATACTACGGAGCAAGGTAGGATTGATTTTGCTTTTGAAACTAAGAAAGAAATATTGGTTGTAGAACTTGAGACAGGAATAAACAACAAAGCTAAGCTTGAATACTGCACCGACCAAGTAGAAAGATATCAAGATATTAAGTTTATTACTGATAAACAGTTAAAGTTCATTATCTTGTATGATAAGGAGAATACTCCCCCAACATATGTAAAATTACTGGAAGATTTTTCTCAGAAAATGGGCATTATTTTAAGAACTTATTCAATATTAGACGTTCAGGAGCTGTATAAAAAATGTTTAGAAGAACTCAGTAAAACAACAGGAATCTATCTTGGTCCTACTGTGGCTATGGATGTTACTCATCTACGCTGGCTTAATAGAATCATCAAACCCTTTTACGATGATCAGGAAGATGCATTGCCCTATGATAAGCTAAGGGGTTTATTTAAGTCCAGTACAAACTTTGGAGTATATACATCTTTCGCGAAATATTTTGAATTAATAAGAGAAAAGGAAAATGGGGTAATAGGTTTGACAGATTACGGCAAGAGATTTAGGGACAACTATAATGCCCAAATAATCACGTCAAAAGCTATGCCAAATCTAAGCACAGAACAGAAACGTGTTTTGTTAGAAGTTTTAACCAATGGAGTTTTTACTAAAAGTAAGGTTAACGTATACTATTTTCTCAGATTTGTGCATCTTACGAGCGGCGATTGGCTACCTAAATCTGGTACACCTGAAGATAAAGAAAAACTTGAATTTGTTAATTTTTTATTCGGAAAGAGTTATAGATGGAATACTGCAATTGAATTATTGCAGTTCACTTGTAATCAATGTGAAGAACTAGAATTAGTCGAAAGAATGAAGCTTCAGAAAACCAAGTTTGATAGAGTAGTTTTAACAACATTGGGTTCAAGAGTTCTCGGGTATTTAGAATTATATCTGCATTTAAGAAGAGAACAGCTTCAAATACCATTACAAATCTAATTGGGCATAGATGAACAAGAATTTGAGCTTCCTGAGAAAATTTCCAAAGGAGACAAGTGGACTATACATAGTCTATGAACTTTATACCTTTGACAATCTCCTTCGTCTTCTTTTAAAACATGGTTTAGATCATGAAGAATCTCTCGACTTTATTATTTATAATTGTTCATTGAGCGGTATCGTATTTCAAGAGAGGATTTTCAATAAAAAATATAAGAAACTCTCCGCCAAGGATGCTTTGCCACCTGATTTAGCTGCTCATAAAGCCAGATTAATTAACGATCTAATGAGCCTGACATTGAGGAAAAGAAAGAGGAAACTGAAGTAGATTACGGGAAATCTCAAGTTAAAGTTACTTTCTTATCCCGATTTTCAAGGCCTGGCATAAAGCCTGGGGATTATTCGAGGTTAAAACGTAATCCTTCCTTTTATCCTTTATCTTTATCCTCACTCCCTTTCCGAAACGGGTGTTATAGCAAATAGTTCCGTCTGTGCCCAGGCGGATACCTATTCCCCAATACCTTCCAAAAGAAACCTGGCTTTCCTCGCAGGAGACAATGTCAGATAATGGAATCTTCTTCCTGAAAATCC
Encoded here:
- a CDS encoding energy-coupling factor ABC transporter ATP-binding protein, which produces MEQEIVVQVHCISHTYQDKTAIKICGLDFLVKKGEKVAILGPNGCGKSTLLKHILGILKPNEGEVEVFGVDPAKEFERIRERIGVVLQEVDEQIIGPTVYDDIIFSPLNYGYKMEEAEKLADKIMHRLGIIHLKDKIPHYLSGGEKKKVALAGALILEPELLILDEPFANLDQKSEEEFIQILKEINLSRHTTVITALHDLELVPEIADTLYLMGPKGELSARGEPKEILQNPQLLERFNLKRKVVV
- a CDS encoding energy-coupling factor transporter transmembrane protein EcfT, translated to MDLAYLDYLATSGKSFLHRFPAGLKIILALTLIGFIILIKQVLFMVIILAFLYSLILLSRLPFIKIFLISLYPLIFALIFAYASLGRGWEWFFIILLRVLGTATTMILLFSTTPYPCIFASLGKVFPEFLITVFFMTYRSIFILFSIFENIRMGFKLRGGFQIKYPKRSLSNFAKAFGYLILKGMDDSQRFYEGLKLRGFQGKIEHNRRYCTWNKR
- a CDS encoding energy-coupling factor ABC transporter permease, with protein sequence MSHIHLPDGILPVWLWVLGWVLLAGLLFIFKGQFQRERFSSKIPLLAMFAAVMVISMSLEVVPLFYHINLSVVSGIILGPAWFILCSFVVNLILAFFGHGGITVVGLNSLVISAEGVLGYFMFKALRRILKKISWAGFVSTFLSLLLSTFLALGIVAIGKTDLSSAFGIGHKLQPEKSTGLLEFETGEQETHKQESLPQFDFRKFLLLVLGFGSIGWVLEGLITSGILSYLNKVRPGILE
- a CDS encoding DUF3093 family protein translates to MYSEKQGLAWWVKFVFVLALIGIILGLVLSPQDPNTPFWVTPFLILIGLVLIFMFVNFRSLEIKVQGRFLEFGFGIFRKKIPLSDIVSCEESQVSFGRYWGIGIRLGTDGTICYNTRFGKGVRIKIKDKRKDYVLTSNNPQALCQALKIGIRK